Within Topomyia yanbarensis strain Yona2022 chromosome 2, ASM3024719v1, whole genome shotgun sequence, the genomic segment TCTTCCAACAACGCAGACATCCGCTCCTTTTTCCTTGACCACGTGCTCGGGACTATCGTACTTTTGCCCTAGTCCATCAACCCCCTCCTCAATTTTGACGCCCGGCGTCAATTGCAATAGTCCCGGGAAAGTTACCAGATCCGCACTTTGACAAACAATACCGGCCACAAAATCAACGTCAGTTTCCGTTGCCATTTTCATCGTAGCAGCGCTGTATTGCGATGTAGCCAAACTGCCCTGAGAGCTCATTTCTGCTAAAAGAAAGACACCTCTCTGTTGTGTAGGGTCATTCAGCGCTGCTTTCAGACCCTTTAAAATACCCTGCCCGGGAATGGCATGAACTGTGACAAGGTCAgcccaacttgaaattttgtACAGTCCGCTGGCATACTGAAGCGCTACTGTATTACCGATGTCAGCGAACTTACGATCTTccattataataaaattgtgcTTCTTGGCTAGTGATTGAAGAGATTTCACAAAGTTGTCGTTAAAATCTTCCACTATGTCCACGTGGGTCTTTAGAAGGCAAATATAAGGTCCGACTTTCTCTACCAACTTCAGAATTTCCTCCGAGCTGGTGAGATCGGCCGCCAGGCACAGTGTACTCTTCTTAATTGAAATcagtttcatcaattctttACTGAGCGAACATTTGGCCAAATCAGCACGTGCCTCGAAAGTCATACCCACACGGCTCAGCTCGTTAATCACTTTGCCACCGTTCTCCACGAACGATCCGTCGCTCCGAATCTGAGCCCCTTTTATGTATTTGGCAACCGACTGCACCGTGCTTTCTTCAATAAGACCGGCTTCTCGCAGAACGTTCAACAGATAGGACAGGGTGAATAGCGAGTGCATTTTGACTCCGTCTTCCTCGGTATTACGGGCTCCGCCCTGTTCGCGGTCCACCACCACGATGGCATCGGTCACCGCGAGACCTGCGTGATTGGAAAATTGAAGTAGTTAATTGAATTTGATAGAACAGTGCAGAACACAGTACAGTTCAACACAAAGCAGATCAGCTAAACGATTCTTATTGTATGTATGCATAAATTACCCTATTGGTCATATTTAACACGTGCGAAAAATAGTTCAGCAGGTGCCAAATGAAATGTGTGAAACTCGCACGTGCCATCATACAATGTGCAATGAATATAGTCCTATCAAAAGCAATTAAGCGCATTATTAATAAACCATCAACAATGATTGTCAATCCTCTTGACAGACGATAACCATCAATATTGTCCATTGGATTTCAATCGTCTTTAGCAATTTAACCAGTCACATGAGTTGAAACATAAATCAAAACTATTACAATAAATGTTAAACTAAAGTAAGTAGTGCTATATTGTAGTTACTATGGGTTATAACAAAATAGGTGAAAAATTCGCAATAAAATTCaagcaaaaaaatataatagcACAGGATAGCTCGGAATAAGCGCAATGATAACAACCTTAATTGGTGCTCTGGAAGAACCAATAAAGCAAACTTACCCTCCGCTCGTAAATCATTCACTGTATCCAAAATACTGGAACCAGAGGTCACCACGTCCTCGATAATTAGACACTTGTCGCCAGCGTTAAACTTCCCCTCGATCATCTTTTTGGTGCCATACGTTTTAACTTCTTTACGCCGAATCAGCATGGGTTTATTGGCCTTGATCGAAATGAGTGTCGCAATGGGGAGGGCTGTGTACGGTACACCGCACAGATGGGCACCCGTATCGACCTCAATTAGTTTGATAAACTCGGTTAGCAACTCGGAAAGGGTGTTCTAGGGAAACAATCAAATTACAtagttgatttttttatatcGCTAATAGCGTCCTACCATCACATCCGGATAGCTGACAATAACCCGAAGGTCGAAATAAACCGGTGAATTGATTCCGACTTTCATCTTAAAATCGCCAAATTTGAATGCATTGATTTCAAACAGTTTAATTCCGAGTTCCTTTAGTTTGGTCTGATCCATTGTTGAACAATTCTGCACCTGTCAGCAAATATACACGTGGTCAGCTTATCCTTTGTTACCTGCAATATGAACTAATACACTTTAATACGGTGGAATACGAAGACCACGGGATATCCCGTAATGCCGAAATCACGGTGGAAGTAGTTCGAAGGGGATTTTGTTTTCCATGCACTACTAACCGAGATATGACACTGACCTTACTATTTAGACGTCTGAACGAGCAATAAATTTCTGCTAAACTGTTCCTAGGTGTACACTATACACATCTACTAAATGCATTAGAAAATGTTCGGTTGTGTGTGATAAACAACCCAGGTCATATGTATAGGTTAACTTAAAATGTGTTGACCGTTACGTATGTTACTGATCACCATACCTCTACCAATACAACTGAACCCGGTGTTTTGTACATTATTTTCCGTATACGGTATAATTATTAGGGTAACCAACGATTAACTTTTGTATAAAACCAGCTGTGTTTATTGGACAGTAAATCGAACCCTTCAACTGATTTTCAGACCTATCCTCACAGTCAcatcacttagtgactagaggGAAAATTCCTTCTAGCCattaagtgacgtgactgtgagaatagggccccaggTGATACTATTTATTCAAACTTTTCAATACACATTCGTGTTCCGATTCAAGCGCTGCTCAACATTGAACGAGTACCTTGTCCAACAACCAACTATTGTTTGTCACTGTGGCGAAAAAAATGCGAACATCGAATATCATTGCTACGGTATGTAGGGTGTGTCATAAAAGGAGATTTTCGGATAAATGTAGCTGCCGTAGTAGCATTGTGGACTATTCTATTGACTCAAACGGCTAATAGGAGATTCTCACCTAATTCGTACTACCGTTCAATACCCACAAAACCCCGGGCCAGCAGAAAATTCTCAGCTGAATCGCTCCGACTGGCACTTGGCTTTATTCGTTTGACATGCGTGTAGTACTTTTGGATGTTTTTCTCCAGTACAGATACCTCAGCGTTGTCCCAAACCTTCATCAATAGCGACGCATTCGGCGACGACATAAGAATTGCAAACCGGAGCACCGAGTAGCACAGGGTTATGATATTTTCTTGATCCAGGTAGCGTACTCCTGTTGCATTCGGCGCCATATCCGAGAGTATGCAATCGATGCGTCGTTCCCCCAGCTGAGCACGAATTTTATCTTGATTCTCAGGTTTCGTGAAATCCATGTTTCCAAATAGTGTGGCAtgctgtcgagaatcaaacaTAGTTATGCTTCAAAGAGTAATTTAGCTTTTTTGTGTGTACCTCAATGGGATATATCTGTAACAGATCAATCCCGATAACCATTCCCTTTGGCATCCCTTGTTTACTTCCATCAGCATTCGAGTGTTTCACAGCCACTTGCGACCATGATCCTGGGGCTGCGCCGCAATCGACAACAGTGAAACCTGGTTTTATGAGAGAATACTTCTGATCTATTTCTAATAATTTAAAGGCACTACGGCATCTGTAACGAAATATGTTTATTAACCAACTGATCATCCAGTCGTGTTTCTGAACGAACCTGTAATTCATTATTTTGGCTCGTTCTACATAGGGATCGTTCAGCTGACGAGTAAGCCATTCTTGGGAGCTTTTTTTCTTTCCCTTTAGATTGCTTGGCACTATTTTTCCAAATGATTGAATGGATGAGTGCAATCTCCTGATTAACATTTCAGTTGTGCGAGAACTAGTAAAACCGGAGTATGCAACTGTGCTAAGCAATATAACAAtataatactaataataaaaaataacacttttATTTACAAATAAACTACTACTGTCAATTGACATAAGTTCGGGACAAATCGGAAAAATGAGCCTGCACGGTCGTTTGAAATAACTCAAAAATGAGTGGCTAGTAACTCAGTTTCATGAAAACTGCACGTATGCAAAAagtggctggatgttgttggctcgaatcaaaacttgtcgaaagtgaacaaagttcatttcatatcgtcaaactggcgcccaggtggtgaaattgttagaattcaacggggtgttggagcgttgccagaaaatttgtattGTCCAGATTAAATTTAAggaaacttcccagttaagctcagccggaatgctggctggttcttcCGGCTTCGTAATCCgtctccagtgacacaaccgattctagttagaatcggttgtgtcactggtgCTGGgaaacgaattagaaccagctagaattccggctcatttacggttgaactttactggatTCCCACCGTCGAAAGCAgacgaacctgtgatccacacGTTTGCCCGGCTTATTCAAACATAGGGGTTATTCCCAGTTTAAATctgactgagcggtagcgaagtcggacagcactcgCAGAAGCGAgtgtagccacattgggtgcccggatagaatttcacaatagcatttaccctacaaacaattataaaacaataaatattatagttattactgtttcaacattgttcgaagccaaattctcacagtagatttacaataaaatttcatgttacaataaatttcactgttcagcaaaaaactgatacagtgcattcacattaaactttaatgttttcgagaaaaaatgcgtggagaaaaattgattttttagattttaacACTTTTTAACCACTCCCCTTGTTCACTGTTAAAgcctattttacattgaaatttactgtaaaaacgttaaagtttattgtttttgtattgtagcataacactaaaacttactataaattattgtaaaattactgtactgtcacagtgaaaatgatggttttgttacatttctattcgggtggtggaaacaaaataaaattggcaacgctatcaaaatgtaaacacaaatgaacactccgaaTGAAGctaggctggatgttgttggtaGCGATgtcagatttacagacatgtctgtattttacagacttttgatggtctcctacagacgtaatcagaaatctacagacttttaaaagagcaACAGTGTTTAACAACTAGAATAATTTGATCCGAATACAaatgattccttcacaatagtttactaatttcaagttacttttaaagtaataacctagtgtaaataggatttacacaaccatctacagacttttacagacattttaattattcttctagAGACATTgcacaaaaacatgtggcatcgctggttgttggctcgaatcaaaacttgtcgaaagtaaacaaagttcatttcatatcgtcaacctggcgcccaggtggtgaaatcgttcggggtgctggagcgttgccagaaaattttaatttccagattaaattttactaaacttcccagttaagctcagccggaatgctggctggttctaattcgtattccggctgcggttacacaaccgattctagttagaaggtttaaggggtaccatttcgatgcggattagccgcataaccgaggcctagaaaccgaagcggcgcaaagccgctgagaatccgccgggcgaggtggccaccgacccgccgtcggaagcaagcgaacctgtgatcaactcatttgcccggcttactcaaacataggggctatctctAGTTTAGTCGGACAGCACgcacaaaagcgatgtggcgtagccacattgggtggtggacacaaaataaaattggcaacgctagaaaaatgtaaacacaaatgaacactccgaatgaacctatcgtcaattgacatttcgacgagttttgattcgagccaataatatgggttaagaatttctattttgatggaaaacatgcatttctcgacaaacatatgattgcggcctaaaagccaactgtcaaaatccactttgaatggaaattccagacaaactgttactagtcgaacacagttcacaacagtttatgaaagagaaaacttttctctttcatttaatgccaacatctgtgattggcgtgtaatggtttgtccggaatttccattcaaaatgaattttgacagttggcttttaggccgtaatcatatgtttgtcgagatttcatttcgctgatattttaaaatgcatcacaagtgatctgcccctagattgtTATTGTACACtcgaaaaacttaaaaaccaCCTAATCAATTTTTATTCTTATACTAGTTTTGAATACtcatattttgaatattttgccatCAGCGTGTATTAAAATTCAGCATAAATTGAGCTGTCATTTTTTGACGCATCACTTCACACTTTCCTTCATATAGATTCACATTGTCCAACTCAGTTTGTGCTAGTCAGTCAATCTCGTTGTGTCTGTTTTAAATCATTTTAACTTTGTTTATGAAATCGagaaaattttcattatttatcCGGAAAATACATGCATGTTGGTAGTGCTTGCTAAGCGAATACTAAGACCATATTATAGGCTGAAAACAAGTGTAATGATTCGGGCCAAAAATTACACCAGGAGTGAACCACAGGAAGCGTTTTTGACTTGCAATAATCTGCGTCATTTGCGAAACAAGTTGAATACGCAGGGGCAATAAAATTGGATGTGGAGTGAATGTGGGTTGGTGTACTGTGCGAAAACAAGGCAACAGTCATCATGCGGCAAGAATATCTGTGGATGAGGATATCAGGTGTTTTACTGAGCCTGCTGCTCATAACGTCCGCTGGACACAGCGGATTTGCATCTCCTGGAAATGAGGTGAGCACCGGGGGAACAGATAagcaatgaaaaatattttactgCGTTTTGCAGAGTGGAAAATGAAATTGCTCTGTTGGCACTTGGATTGTAACAGCGTAGATAAGAAGAGTAGCGCTAAGCGGGTGATGAAATAGTCATGAAAAAGCCGAAAAAGAGGCGTTTTTGTTACATACCGACTACTGTTTACTTTCTAAATTTTGAGTTTGGGTTTATGAGAATCAAGTAGGAAAACTATAATAATGATGCGCGTTGAAAATTTAATAATAGTTATTGTTTCTTTAACAGTGCAgaataataattattgtaaacATTCCTTTTCATTTTCAGGATTGCACAGCTGTTGCAAAAGACGAAGAAACACTTCTGGTGTTCTCAACCCTCGGTGGGGGACTAACGGCAATAGATCCGTTATCCGGCGAAACACGATGGTCAATTTCGGATGAACCGGCGATTCGGGTTCCATCGTTATCCGGAATGAACCCGCATTATCTACCAGATCCGAGGGACGGCAGCCTTTACACCTACCGGAATCCGGAGGGAGGGCTGAAAAAGCTTCCCTACACCATCCCGCAGTTAGTAGCTAGTGCGCCGTGCCGCTCGAGCGATGGCATACTCTACTCGGGAAAGAAGAGTGACGATTGGTTTCTGATCGATCCAAAAACCGGTCGCCGGGAAAAAGTGTTAGGCTTTGGAGCACCACTAGAACGGGATAAAGCTGAATCAATAGGCTGGGCCACCTCCCGAGCGGTGTACCTGGGCCGCACGCAGTACACCGTTATGATGTACGACAGTTTGGCCTCCGGTCGGAATTCGCAACCGTGGAATGTGACGTTTTTCGATTATACATCACATACAATGGCACCGGATCTGACGAAGGAATACGGTAAGTAGTTTATCATGAACGATAATAATGGGGGGTTGGGTACATCAGAATAAGAATCAAGAAATGAAATGGTAGTTGCAGTACGAGAATACAGCGGCCTAAGAATCTTATGTTGTCTCTGCTTTGCCCTTGTCAATGAGACTGTTATGCTTCCATGTGGTGCTTTACCTGAACTGTTATCACGCTTTACACTTCAAACGTTGATTGTTTTCTCACGTTTCTTATTTGGTGTAATCAGTAGACTGGTCCGATGTGGTTGTAAATTATTTATCAGCTTGTCCATTTAGTGTTGCTGGGTTTCCCTATCGGCAGCTGTTCAGTAAATTCTACTCGTATCATGTAATTGCTTTTGCCGGACCGAATGTGTTGCCACATGCGGTCAAATTTGGGTTACTGCAATCAACCAAAGGTTATAATTCTAGCCAACGTGTCCGCATAGTTGGTTCAAAGTTGCAATGCTGCAAGATAGTTacatattatttaaaaaaaaataattcagttTATATTGTAGTTTGAAATATTTGTCTGTACTTATATCACTTTCTCTTTCAATCAATGATTGTGAAATTTTAATGGTGAGAATTGGAACAACTGCTCTGCGCACTTAAAGAAAGAGTTACCTGCCTAATGGCACTTGACCTAAATCGgtttcttcgaaaaatgtaaaaataaaatgttcttccTGTTATGTTTCGTTCGGTATATTTACTCGATAGTTTGAAAATTGTGAGCAAAACCTTTATATTAGATCCCCATAGAGTTATTTCGATCCTAATCTGTTTCCGTATAGATGGGAGCATGACTTGTCAAGCGATAATAAAAACACTCCCTGTCGAAAGGGGGTTGATTCATAACACTTGCACTCATTGCTAAGATAATAAGATCGTCCCTGCGGAACGAAATTGTGGGGTTAACGTTGAATGGAGAGTTGCACGGAAATCGAAAACGGAAGAAACAGTTTTTTCTACATTTGCTAGATATTCTAGATATGCTATATAACAATATACTAAACCAGCTGATTGATTCTCTTGAAGATCTTGCAAACGGTGTGGAAAATTGCTTTTATTGATGTAGTTCCGTCTTCCGTTCTGCTTAAGGTATCACCAACTCTTGCTAGTAAATTCGTCTTCGTTTAAGCTACAATATTTACTATTCAATTGCCCTTTAATTAATTAATGATAAGGAGTATCTTATCTACCCCATTACATCATATAATGAGGTATATTTAATAGTTATAACTATGTAACGCCTTCAGCACAATGCGCGCTATACTCACCTTATAATCCTCTTTTCCTGCGGAGTGTTAACTCTATGTATGGCACTGGCATCAAGCAATAATTTGTACCGAATATCACATAACATCGATGATACGGCGTATAATCGCAAATAAATCCCAAGTaaatagggaatcccatagattATTGGACTGACCTGTGATTATGGGCAGAATATGTATAGAGCCAAATTGACCATGAAAGTACTAAACTGATAAGCTACTGTGCAAACTGTATTTTTGCATTGTTTGTTCAGTGTTGATATCACCAGCTAGGGACCGGTTCCTTGTGAGTTCAATTAGAAAGTTTAATACGCAATGGAATACGAATGAATggaatgttttatttatttgggAGGGGCGGGTTGCTTCTCTAATGTTCTGGCCATCACATCATATGATTTGGTATTCTTAGcatgtataacaaacataacTATGCGACAAACGCAATAAAACCCTGTCGATCCTATTTtgcattggattgtctgctctaaagatATCACCAAGGGGTCGTTCATAAACGATGTCGAATATTAACTGTTGGGGTGGATCGTAATGCAACATGAATTAGCGAAATAAAAACTGAAAAGGAATTTGATACGTACTAGTTGAGCGGAAGTAATAAAACTGACAACAAGTTGCAATGTGCTTGATGGggaaagttattttagattatttcctttttttctgcGAGACATTGTTTATAAATGGCACCCAAACAGACAATactccataacgaatatcacgtaacatcgatgTCAGAGAagtgggatcaaggccaagttccATCCGGTTCGTGCTAAACTGAGAAGCACCATATATATAGGCACCGAGAACAGACGTCCGTAAACGTAAcagttgataaaaaaaattaccgtGCATCCAAAGAAAATTGTGATGGTTCTACGGTTGTTCCATTTAGTGCGtgagttttactgaattgacagTGGATCATACAATTGATGCCCAAGTGACTTTCACAATTATACTGAATTATGCCAATATGATGACCGTAGTGGTCTAGCGGAGATCAGTTGAAATCAgtcccgtgcgcagaaaattctcaggGGGTGGTTgatttttaacgtttattttaaaagaaacgcacagaaaccctcaaactttgaagattttttttttcagagaccTGGACTTAGTCTtttgtgaaccaaacgactcagctcaacaaattgggtcaatgcttgttatcgagaaggagtcacCAAAAGATACCGCTAAtggtcggaaaccccaaaaacgcgaacttaattcactagaggccaaaccatcgaatatattcacagggtatcttcGGACGAATCGTttgtaagaatattccccacaacctgataaaatattccccacaacctgattaactttttatgctgacgaggtagaaagttggtgtcttcgacaaagctttagaaatgctcgtaatgaagaattttgttgaacaacttgaaccTGTAAGACTTAAAGTTATCGATTCATAAAGCGttttttccactgtgacttttcatgcaaaccatgttccaaataaatgtggaggcattaaaaccacataatattgtcgaagactgtaagtaaaaatactcattcgtttcaaagttattgaagattttaacattttttaccagCGATTACAAAATTTGACGAAAAAGaaccgaaaaattttttttcgttgatttttatatggaaaaagtaaaaaaacattacaaagtgagcttaccctattcataggtttctagagtgccacgcatcaacccttcttacctttattatgcgtagtctggacattgaaaatagtgcctgctAGTCCGCGGTACCAGTTGGGGTACGAGCAACCATAggaaagatcgggtaaccaaccctgGTGAGaccatggtcgtatgctgacagggaagcgggggctcctcttttcggagggtgagtccatccgagcgtctgttccccatgttagggcggctcaaaacagcgtctgttctccatgttaggggcggcGGATGTATCGTCCACGTGTCAGCGTGGGACTCTAAACAGAGCTGACACGATGGTCCTCCGGCGAGACAGGGGGTTGGGGAAGGCCCAACAAGCCGCCCTGGAAAACTAACCGTTACGAAACAATGCAGAAGAAAATACGAGTCGGAGCAATCGGCAAAGACCTACGAGATGAAATAAGGACTAcaattggaaactcggaacactgcaggtcactctgctttccagcattcgacaggataatctacgacgaactccaaccacgcaactttgaagtcgtagcactgcaggaactttgcttgacaggacaaaaggtatggaaaagcgggcatcgggcGACTACtctctaccagagctgtggcaccaccaacgagctgggaaccggctttgtagtgctgggtaggatgcgtcaacgcgtgattggatggactccgatcaacgcaaggatgtataagttgaggatcaaaggccgtttcttcaactacagcatcatcaacgtacactgcccacacgatgGAAGACCCGACGACGAAAAGGAAGCATTCTACGCGAAGCTGGAGGAGGTGTAGGACGGCTGTTCGCAACGGGACGTGAAAATCGGTGATATGAACGCTCAGGTTGAACGGGAGGTAATGTTTAGACCGGTAATCGGGCCAAACAGCTTGCACACCGTatcgaatgacaacggccaacgatgtgtgaacttcgcagcctggtagtccgaagcaccttcttcccccgCAAATATATCCACAAaaccacctggagatcacctgacCAACGCAGCGAAAACCAAAACGATCACGTTCCAATCGACGGGCGATTCTTCGCTGATATCACCAACGTTCGTACCTActgcagtgcgaatatagattcggaccattacCTAGTTGCAGTATGCATGCGCTCAAAACTCTCGACCGTGTATAGCCGTCGTAGTCGGACGCCAAGGCCCAACATCGCGCAACTTAGGGACGCCGGGGTTGCCCAAGACTATGCACAGCGGCTGGAAGCAGCACTACCCACGGAAGAACAGCTGGGCGCAGCtactcttgaagatggctggaagGAGATCCGTTCCGTCATAGGAAGTACTGCTATAGCGGCACTAGGTACAGCGATTCCAAATCGAGGAAAGGGctggttcgatgacgaatgtaagcagtcaatagaggagaagaatgctttacgggcgaggatgctgcagcacggaacgagacagaatgtgaagcgatacaaacaagcacggaacagATAAACTtcggtcctccggagaaagaaacgcaaacaggaggaacgagatcgcgaagcgatgaaataactgtaccgcgtaaacgacacacggaagttctacgaaaagctgaacagttcgcgcaaaggctACGTTTCGCTAGTCGATATGTACAGGGACttagacggcaaccttcttaGAAACGAGTGTGAGATGATTGAGAGGCGGAAACAGTACGAGAACATCAATGGTGAAGTggcagaggacgaaggcggtatggcaaTGGGTCTTGGAAcacgcgcagaagacgataggctgccgATCTCTGATCTCCAAGATGTCAAGGAGGAaatcggtcggctgaaaaacaacaaagctgccggtgaAGATCAACTGAGTAATCGCtaaaatttgggaggaggagattcttccggaggagtggatggagggtgtcgtttgcccattctacaaaagggtgacaagttggatttctgcaactaccgcgcgatcacactacttagcaccgcctacaaggtcctctcccaaattctttgccgccgattatcaccatttgcaagggagttcgtggggcactatcaagcgggattcatgggttcccgcgccaccacggaccaaatatttgCGATTCGGCAGGTTCAGCAGAAGTGCCGCGAAAACAACGTGTCCAcgcatcatttgttcatcgatttcaaatcggcgtatgagactatcgatcgagatcatctatggcagataatgcacgagtacggttttccggataagctaacacgattagtcaaagcgacgatggatcgggtgatatgcgttgttcgagtatcagggacactctcgagtccctttgaatctcgaagagggttacggcaaggtgatggtctatcatgcctgctgttcaacgttgcgttagaaggtgtaataaggagagcggggatagacacgagttcACTCAccatttgtctggaacatcatttgcacgaaaagtcacagtgaaaaaaattatattgaaaaaccaaatttaagggggttgccttagaaaacgctttataaatcgataaccttaagtcctacaagttcaagttgttcaacaaaattcttcactatgagcatttctagaactttgtcgaagacaccaactttctaccttgtcaggataaaaagttaatttttctagttcaatcatagtaaaccatgcctcaatttcatttttatcagattgtggcgaatattcatacgaacaattcctccgaAGACACCCTGTGTATATATTCgatgggcccatattattggctcgaatcaaaactcgtcgaaatgtcaattggcgataggttcatccggagtgttcatttgtgtttacattttgctagcgttgccaattttgttttgtgtccgccacccaatgtggctacgccacatcgcttttgcgcgtgctgtccgacttcgctaccgctcagtcgaacttaaactagggatagcccctatgtttgagtaagccgggcaaacgagtggatcccaggttcgcttgcttccgacggcgggtcagtggccacctcgcccggctgagcctcagcggctttgcgccgcttcggtttctaggcctcggttatgcggctaatccgcatcgaaatggtaccccttaaacattctaactagaatcggttgtgtcaccggagccggaatacgacttagaaccagccagcattccggctgaacttaactgggaagtttagtaaaactTAATCTGGAAagaaaaattttctggcaacgctccagcagcaccccgttgaattctaacgatttcaccacctgggcgccaggt encodes:
- the LOC131684129 gene encoding uridine 5'-monophosphate synthase, with the protein product MDQTKLKELGIKLFEINAFKFGDFKMKVGINSPVYFDLRVIVSYPDVMNTLSELLTEFIKLIEVDTGAHLCGVPYTALPIATLISIKANKPMLIRRKEVKTYGTKKMIEGKFNAGDKCLIIEDVVTSGSSILDTVNDLRAEGLAVTDAIVVVDREQGGARNTEEDGVKMHSLFTLSYLLNVLREAGLIEESTVQSVAKYIKGAQIRSDGSFVENGGKVINELSRVGMTFEARADLAKCSLSKELMKLISIKKSTLCLAADLTSSEEILKLVEKVGPYICLLKTHVDIVEDFNDNFVKSLQSLAKKHNFIIMEDRKFADIGNTVALQYASGLYKISSWADLVTVHAIPGQGILKGLKAALNDPTQQRGVFLLAEMSSQGSLATSQYSAATMKMATETDVDFVAGIVCQSADLVTFPGLLQLTPGVKIEEGVDGLGQKYDSPEHVVKEKGADVCVVGRGILNAKNQADTAKLYRDRLWAAYCERVGISE
- the LOC131681399 gene encoding rRNA methyltransferase 2, mitochondrial; translated protein: MLIRRLHSSIQSFGKIVPSNLKGKKKSSQEWLTRQLNDPYVERAKIMNYRCRSAFKLLEIDQKYSLIKPGFTVVDCGAAPGSWSQVAVKHSNADGSKQGMPKGMVIGIDLLQIYPIEHATLFGNMDFTKPENQDKIRAQLGERRIDCILSDMAPNATGVRYLDQENIITLCYSVLRFAILMSSPNASLLMKVWDNAEVSVLEKNIQKYYTHVKRIKPSASRSDSAENFLLARGFVGIER